Proteins encoded by one window of Filimonas effusa:
- a CDS encoding O-antigen ligase family protein: MKAIYVVLILLSMVFVYELFLGYMQYNDIDGSSNDGSLDIKGSFQNSGVMAMYLVVQLPLMYFLILEAGSGQVKFIGNKVRGLKSLRWGIYITLFVATVFLVYKTQSRTSYLSLATISLACILLRHGHWLRRKMAAMTKGGRFAVISIMVMVVSLSACSLFAMKKASALGRMMKIAITWEHMDDFLLTGTGLGRFSWYYPQWQAEYFASHSQPPTSFFLNAGESYIIFNELLQLLKEIGLIGFALFVILMIGFFSLKSAKHFRLMRALKLTVIGILSCSLASYPLHVNYLLWLFSFCFFTAVILATSSFFSFINNRIAAVFNLKLKILSLTISVLLLSCVSVKSISLFYSYCHWMQVRGSAGSAEIRMNTYRSLEKSLGKDGKFLTDYGYVLLNEGHTAGSAIVLDDARRYFISLQTIETLSVACFENGQVNDAIACRKWLCNFLPARFGLRYELLKLYQSKNDSVNARRIANAILEMPVKIPSSRVQYIKNTAKGILEVK; the protein is encoded by the coding sequence ATGAAGGCTATTTATGTGGTATTGATACTGCTTTCGATGGTATTTGTGTATGAGCTTTTTCTGGGATACATGCAGTATAATGACATCGATGGCTCTTCAAATGATGGTAGCTTGGATATAAAAGGAAGCTTTCAAAATTCGGGCGTGATGGCAATGTACTTGGTGGTACAGTTGCCATTGATGTACTTCCTGATATTGGAAGCCGGTTCCGGACAGGTAAAATTCATTGGGAATAAAGTAAGAGGACTTAAATCACTTCGATGGGGAATATATATCACCCTGTTCGTTGCTACAGTTTTTCTGGTATACAAAACACAAAGCCGCACTTCATATCTTTCTCTGGCCACAATAAGTCTGGCATGTATCCTGTTAAGGCATGGACACTGGCTTAGAAGAAAAATGGCCGCAATGACTAAAGGGGGACGCTTTGCTGTAATATCAATTATGGTAATGGTAGTATCATTATCAGCCTGCTCTCTCTTTGCCATGAAAAAAGCGTCAGCACTGGGGCGTATGATGAAAATAGCGATCACATGGGAACATATGGACGACTTCCTTCTTACCGGAACTGGATTAGGCCGTTTTAGTTGGTACTACCCCCAATGGCAGGCAGAATATTTTGCCTCCCATTCGCAACCGCCAACATCTTTCTTCTTAAATGCCGGTGAAAGCTATATCATCTTTAATGAGCTGCTTCAGTTGTTGAAAGAAATAGGATTGATAGGCTTTGCATTGTTTGTTATACTAATGATTGGCTTTTTTAGTCTTAAGTCCGCTAAGCACTTCAGGCTTATGAGGGCACTGAAACTAACAGTAATTGGTATCCTTTCCTGTAGCCTTGCTTCTTATCCCTTACATGTGAATTACTTATTATGGCTATTCTCCTTTTGTTTTTTCACCGCGGTAATATTAGCTACATCCTCTTTTTTCTCTTTTATAAATAATCGTATTGCAGCTGTCTTTAATCTGAAACTAAAAATACTTTCACTAACCATTAGTGTACTATTACTCTCTTGTGTATCTGTTAAAAGTATTAGCTTGTTTTATTCATATTGCCATTGGATGCAGGTAAGAGGAAGCGCCGGAAGCGCTGAAATAAGAATGAATACATATAGGAGCCTGGAAAAATCTTTAGGTAAAGATGGCAAGTTCTTAACTGATTACGGATATGTACTGCTTAACGAAGGGCATACTGCCGGCTCTGCTATAGTTCTGGATGATGCCAGGAGATATTTTATATCCCTGCAAACAATAGAAACATTATCGGTTGCCTGTTTTGAAAATGGACAAGTCAACGATGCCATTGCCTGTAGAAAGTGGCTTTGCAATTTTCTTCCTGCTAGATTTGGATTAAGGTATGAGCTCTTAAAACTATACCAGTCAAAGAATGATAGCGTTAATGCACGTCGCATAGCAAATGCTATATTGGAAATGCCAGTAAAAATTCCATCATCCCGGGTTCAATATATAAAAAATACTGCTAAGGGTATTCTGGAAGTAAAGTGA
- a CDS encoding helix-turn-helix domain-containing protein, which yields MTTRSINRLDKIHYLISQRNTGSPQQLSKKLRISERCARQYITLLKELGAPIVYSRKRNTYFYKEDGYFIFQFTKL from the coding sequence ATGACTACCAGAAGCATCAACAGACTAGACAAAATCCATTATCTTATTTCTCAACGGAACACAGGCTCTCCACAACAGCTTTCAAAAAAGCTTAGAATTTCTGAGCGATGTGCCAGGCAGTATATCACACTTTTAAAGGAGTTGGGAGCTCCCATCGTTTATTCCAGAAAACGCAATACCTATTTTTACAAAGAAGACGGCTATTTTATATTCCAGTTTACTAAACTGTAG